One window of the candidate division WOR-3 bacterium genome contains the following:
- the pruA gene encoding L-glutamate gamma-semialdehyde dehydrogenase produces the protein MNNAVFNFDVPQNEPIYEYSKDSKEREALVKELDKQASEKIDIPLIIGGKEVRTGDTGNVVMPHLHSHVLATYHRAGKKEVSRAIDEAKKAKDEWMNMSWTERASIMLKAAELLSKKYRYLINASTMLGQGKNAFQAEIDAACETIDFLRFNANYISIIYNEQPKSSQGILNRMEYRPLEGFIYTISPFNFTAIASNLNMAPCLMGNTMVWKPASTSLLSNYYLMKIFMEAGIPAGVINFLPGSGSTISEVALSDRELSGIHFTGSNATFNTLWKTVAQNLDKYRSYPKVVGETGGKDFIFAHCSAIPEQVATAIVRGAFEYQGQKCSAASRAYIPRSMWKQVKEKIISDIGKIKIGDVRDFTNFVNAVIDKNSFDNIVGYIENARKSPEADIIAGGKYDDGTGYFIHPTVIEVKNPHFITMEEEMFGPVMSIFVYDDDKYEETLKICDSTSPYGLTGSIFSQDRSMSVKACRYLRYAAGNFYYNDKPTGAMVGQQPFGGSRASGTNDKSGSYLNLLRWTNPRTVKETFLPPENFEYDYMKE, from the coding sequence ATGAACAATGCAGTATTCAATTTTGACGTCCCCCAGAACGAACCCATTTATGAATATTCAAAAGATTCAAAGGAAAGAGAAGCCCTCGTCAAAGAGCTGGATAAACAGGCTTCGGAAAAGATAGACATCCCTTTGATAATCGGCGGAAAAGAGGTAAGGACAGGCGACACCGGAAATGTCGTCATGCCGCATCTCCATTCGCACGTTTTGGCAACCTACCACAGAGCAGGAAAAAAGGAAGTTTCTCGGGCAATAGATGAGGCGAAGAAGGCAAAAGATGAATGGATGAACATGTCCTGGACGGAAAGAGCGTCCATTATGCTGAAAGCGGCAGAGCTTCTTTCAAAAAAATATAGATACCTGATAAACGCTTCGACGATGCTCGGGCAGGGCAAAAACGCTTTCCAGGCAGAAATTGACGCGGCGTGCGAGACCATCGACTTTCTGAGATTCAACGCAAATTACATATCAATAATATACAACGAACAGCCGAAATCCTCACAGGGCATTCTCAACAGGATGGAATACAGGCCACTGGAAGGTTTCATTTACACGATTTCACCCTTCAACTTCACCGCGATTGCCTCAAATCTCAACATGGCGCCGTGCCTCATGGGAAACACGATGGTCTGGAAACCGGCCTCCACTTCGCTTCTTTCGAATTACTATCTCATGAAAATCTTCATGGAAGCCGGTATACCGGCCGGAGTGATAAATTTTCTGCCGGGATCCGGTAGCACGATCAGCGAAGTCGCGCTTTCTGACAGAGAACTCTCAGGAATTCATTTCACGGGATCGAACGCGACCTTCAACACATTGTGGAAAACCGTCGCACAGAACCTCGACAAATACAGGTCGTACCCTAAAGTTGTAGGTGAAACAGGAGGTAAAGATTTCATTTTTGCCCATTGTTCGGCAATTCCGGAACAAGTCGCCACGGCAATTGTCAGAGGCGCATTTGAATACCAGGGTCAGAAATGTTCTGCCGCTTCCCGCGCTTACATTCCCCGTTCCATGTGGAAACAGGTCAAAGAAAAAATCATCTCCGACATCGGGAAGATTAAAATAGGAGACGTCAGAGATTTCACCAATTTTGTCAATGCAGTCATCGACAAGAATTCCTTCGACAATATTGTCGGATACATAGAAAATGCGAGAAAAAGCCCCGAAGCCGACATTATTGCCGGCGGCAAGTACGACGATGGAACCGGATATTTCATCCATCCGACGGTTATCGAAGTTAAGAATCCTCATTTCATAACCATGGAAGAAGAAATGTTCGGTCCAGTAATGTCCATTTTTGTCTACGACGACGACAAGTACGAAGAAACACTGAAGATTTGCGATTCTACTTCACCTTACGGTCTGACCGGTTCAATATTCTCCCAGGACCGCTCAATGTCTGTTAAAGCCTGCAGGTATCTCAGATACGCCGCCGGAAATTTCTACTACAACGACAAACCGACGGGGGCAATGGTCGGACAACAGCCTTTCGGCGGATCCAGAGCATCCGGAACAAATGATAAATCCGGAAGTTATTTGAATCTATTACGCTGGACAAATCCGAGAACCGTTAAAGAAACTTTCCTCCCACCGGAAAATTTTGAATATGATTACATGAAAGAATGA